A genomic segment from Anopheles maculipalpis chromosome X, idAnoMacuDA_375_x, whole genome shotgun sequence encodes:
- the LOC126556396 gene encoding acetylcholinesterase, with protein sequence MFVNQCTRRPHMNVFVLLLGATVICPAYGIIDRLVVQTSSGPIRGRSTMVQGREVHVFNGVPFAKPPVDSLRFKKPVPAEPWHGVLDATRLPPSCIQERYEYFPGFAGEEMWNPNTNVSEDCLYLNIWVPTKTRLRHGRGLNFGSNDYFQDDDDFQRQHQSKGGLAMLVWIYGGGFMSGTSTLDIYNAEILAAVGNVIVASMQYRVGAFGFLYLAPYINGYEEDAPGNMGMWDQALAIRWLKENAKAFGGDPDLITLFGESAGGSSVSLHLLSPVTRGLSKRGILQSGTLNAPWSHMTAEKALQIAEGLIDDCNCNLTMLKESPSTVMQCMRNVDAKTISVQQWNSYSGILGFPSAPTIDGVFMTADPMTMLREANLEGIDILVGSNRDEGTYFLLYDFIDYFEKDAATSLPRDKFLEIMNTIFNKASEPEREAIIFQYTGWESGNDGYQNQHQVGRAVGDHFFICPTNEFALGLTERGASVHYYYFTHRTSTSLWGEWMGVLHGDEVEYIFGQPMNASLQYRQRERDLSRRMVLSVSEFARTGNPALEGEHWPLYTRENPIFFIFNAEGEDDLRGEKYGRGPMATSCAFWNDFLPRLRAWSVPSKSPCNLLEQMSIATVPGTMPTVVMLALVLISLCAALGTN encoded by the exons ATGTTTGTGAACCAGTGCACCCGTCGACCACACATGAACgtgtttgtgctgctgctcggtGCGACTGTGATATGTCCCGCATATGGCATCATTGATCGGCTGGTGGTGCAAACCAGCAGCGGCCCGATACGTGGACGCTCGACCATGGTGCAGGGGCGTGAGGTGCACGTGTTCAACGGTGTCCCGTTCGCGAAGCCACCGGTCGACAGCTTACGGTTTAAGAAGCCTGTCCCAGCCGAACCATGGCACGGGGTGCTGGATGCAACCAGACTACCTCCATCATGCATACAGGAACG TTATGAATATTTCCCTGGCTTCGCGGGCGAAGAAATGTGGAACCCGAACACGAACGTGTCGGAAGATTGTCTGTATCTAAACATATGGGTGCCAACGAAAACGCGGCTCCGACATGGTAGGGGACTGAACTTTGGCAGCAATGAT TACTTCCAAGATGATGACGACTTCCAGCGTCAGCATCAGTCGAAGGGTGGGCTGGCGATGCTTGTTTGGATTTATGGCGGAGGGTTCATGAGCGGCACCTCGACGCTAGACATTTACAACGCAGAAATACTGGCCGCAGTAGGTAATGTTATCGTCGCATCGATGCAGTACCGGGTCGGTGCATTTGGCTTCTTGTACCTAGCGCCGTACATTAACGGTTACGAAGAGGATGCTCCAG GAAACATGGGCATGTGGGATCAAGCGCTGGCCATACGGTGGCTGAAGGAAAATGCGAAAGCGTTCGGTGGCGATCCGGATCTGATTACACTGTTCGGTGAGTCTGCGGGCGGTAGCTCGGTTAGCTTGCATCTACTATCGCCGGTAACGCGCGGACTGTCGAAGCGCGGTATCTTGCAATCAGGAACACTGAACGCACCATGGAGCCATATGACGGCGGAGAAAGCGCTGCAGATAGCGGAAGGACTGATCGACGATTGTAACTGTaatctgacgatgctgaag GAATCGCCCAGCACAGTGATGCAGTGTATGAGAAATGTGGATGCGAAAACCATCTCTGTCCAGCAGTGGAACTCGTACTCGGGCATACTAGGATTCCCGTCCGCACCAACCATTGACGGTGTGTTTATGACCGCCGATCCGATGACCATGTTACGGGAGGCAAATTTGGAAGGAATTGATATACTTGTCGGTAGCAACCGGGACGAAG GTACCTACTTTCTGTTGTACGATTTTATTGACTACTTTGAAAAGGATGCGGCAACCTCATTGCCAAGGGacaaatttttggaaattatgaACACCATCTTCAACAAAGCATCTGAGCCGGAACGTGAGGCTATCATCTTTCAG TACACCGGTTGGGAAAGTGGCAACGATGGGTATCAAAATCAACATCAGGTTGGCCGTGCGGTTGGTGATCACTTCTTCATCTGTCCAACGAACGAGTTTGCTCTCGGGTTGACGGAACGTGGTGCCTCGGTGCACTATTATTACTTTACACAC CGTACCAGCACATCGCTTTGGGGCGAATGGATGGGCGTACTGCATGGGGACGAGGTCGAGTACATATTCGGCCAGCCGATGAATGCGTCCCTGCAGTACCGACAGCGGGAACGGGATTTGAGCAGACGCATGGTATTGTCTGTCAGTGAATTTGCCCGTACTGG CAATCCTGCCCTGGAAGGTGAACATTGGCCACTCTACACCAGAGAAAATCCCATCTTTTTCATCTTCAATGCCGAAGGTGAGGATGATCTGCGGGGCGAAAAGTATGGCCGCGGTCCGATGGCAACGTCGTGCGCGTTTTGGAACGACTTTCTACCGAGACTACGTGCTTGGTCAG TACCGTCGAAAAGTCCTTGCAACTTGCTCGAGCAAATGTCGATAGCAACCGTACCCGGTACGATGCCTACCGTTGTGATGTTGGCGTTGGTGTTGATCTCGCTCTGTGCGGCGCTCGGAACCAACTAA
- the LOC126567253 gene encoding neuropathy target esterase sws isoform X2, which produces MDIVGLVKKSYADYGTMLKDSWYTISTEDLNLSWAIKLLVAIFVIVATSYVCRRKYLRKLEEKMQLQNQYASHMRFRKRDKMMFYGRRMLRKVKSISGQAYGGQGRKRRAVMRFAKRLLLRKDVTPTQLLVIEPPAEYLEVASDGNDRVPPDALYMLQSIRIFGHFEKPVFLKLCKHTEIINLIAGESLIKVGDPDDSVFIVQTGQVNVFLNNPDGSSITLKVVRQGESVTSLLSFIDVLVGNASQYKTVTARAMENSQVIRLPMFAFQQVFGECPDLLVRVIQVIMVRLQRVTITALHNYLGLSTEYIQCSSQRKKIPIAPQTKGSPGHRRVPSDQVHPVPHSLVGDIKPDMLVDLSEGQHNVGRRTSALPIEPIDHAVLKAHAVDGFMQELDLPDTHKATIEESILIKEVSPGTTLVHQGVLDDVMLIFVIAGGLTLTQCPQTGPIAQDANKGVGDKMDNHTVTIYPGDVVGGLAVLTGECSLYTIRAKHNSRVGLLNKDVIYKIMRERPAVVLDIANSVVKRLSPLVRQCDFALDWNFIESGRAVYRQEETSDSTYIVLNGRLRSVTTHPNGKKEIVGEYGKGDLIGIIEMITETPRTTTVMAVRDSELAKLPEGLFNAIKFKYPIVVTQLISLLSHRILGSMRSRPIATSSFTSVSFDTNQQIQHRYSTVAIVAVSDDVPLSPFTYELYHSLSTIGSTVRLTSEIVRKALGTSIMEPPNEYRLTSWLGQQEDRHNITLYQCDNSFGPWTQRCLRQADVILIVGFGDRSPVMGKLEKEIDRLAIRTAKELVLLHPEEGNSCPSNTISWLNMRAWVSRHHHIQCPKRMFTRRSQNKIAELYERIMKNEPYIHCDFSRLARWLTGNSVGLVLGGGGARGAAHVGMLKAIQEAGIPIDMVGGVSIGAFMGALWCMEKNITTMTQKAREWCTKMTQWSRQLRDLTYPITSMFSGRHFNQTIHSTFGDICIEDLWIPYFTLTTDISASCARVHTHGDLWRYVRASMSVAGIFPPICDTRDGHLLLDGCYTNNVPADVMRAQGAAHIIAIDVGSQDDTDLTDYGDDLSGWWLLYKRWNPFTSPVKVPNLPDIQSRLAYVSCVRQLEEVKKSDYCEYIRPPIDKYKTLAFGSFDEIKNVGYEHGKAYFQSMAENGRLTRFNQWSVHPIPKKATHSLNEYSFVDLAQIVCKVPETYPERGYSSSEDDYYDGYASEPSSMPLKKGYNMPLMRSAGSLSLSDNDMDSDELEIPRPFRPLSANRNAAAVGDRKD; this is translated from the exons ATGGACATTGTTGGGTTAGTGAAGAAGTCTTATGCCGATTACGGCACCATGCTAAAGGATTCTTGGTACACCATCAGCACGGAAGACCTCAAT CTTTCATGGGCAATCAAACTACTCGTAGCTATCTTTGTCATAGTAGCCACCAGCTACGTATGTCgtagaaaatatttaagaa AACTGGAAGAAAAGATGCAGCTCCAGAACCAGTACGCATCGCACATGCGATTCCGCAAGCGTGATAAAATGATGTTTTACGGCCGGCGAATGCTACGGAAGGTAAAATCCATATCAGGCCAAGCGTACGGTGGCCAGGGTCGTAAGCGGCGCGCGGTGATGCGCTTTGCGAAGCGGCTGCTGCTACGCAAAGACGTAACACCGACCCAGCTGCTGGTGATAGAGCCGCCGGCCGAATATCTGGAGGTTGCATCCGATGGGAACGATCGTGTACCGCCGGACGCGCTCTATATGCTACAATCAATCCGCATCTTTGGCCACTTTGAGAAACCCGTCTTTTTGAAGCTGTGCAAGCACACGGAAATCATCAATCTAATAGCGGGCGAAAGCTTGATCAAGGTAGGAGATCCGGATGACAGTGTGTTCATCGTGCAGACGGGACAGGTGAACGTGTTTCTCAAcaatccggacgggagctccATTACGCTGAAGGTGGTACGGCAAGGTGAATCGGTCACATCACTGTTGAGCTTCATCGATGTGCTGGTG GGCAACGCGAGTCAGTACAAAACGGTCACGGCACGTGCAATGGAAAACTCGCAAGTGATCCGACTGCCAATGTTTGCCTTCCAGCAAGTGTTTGGTGAATGTCCCGATTTGCTGGTGCGTGTTATACAGGTAATAATGGTGCGTTTGCAGCGTGTCACTATTACCGCACTGCACAACTATCTTGGGTTGAGTACGGAGTACATACAG TGTTCGTCCCAGCGGAAAAAGATACCAATTGCACCACAAACCAAGGGCAGTCCCGGACATCGCCGTGTGCCTTCCGATCAGGTGCATCCCGTGCCGCATTCGCTCGTGGGCGACATCAAACCGGACATGTTGGTAGATCTTTCCGAAGGGCAGCATAATGTCGGTCGCCGAACGTCTGCACTGCCGATCGAACCGATCGATCATGCGGTACTAAAAGCGCATGCTGTGGATGGATTTATGCAGGAGCTTGATCTTCCCGATACGCACAAGGCCACAATCGAGGAGAGCATACTGATCAAAGAGGTATCGCCTGGCACTACGCTCGTTCATCAGGGTGTGCTGGAT GATGTGAtgcttatttttgttattgccgGTGGGCTCACGCTTACCCAGTGCCCACAGACCGGACCGATTGCACAGGATGCCAATAAGGGGGTGGGAGATAAGATGGACAATCATACCGTCACCATTTACCCAGGCGATGTGGTGGGTGGGTTGGCGGTGCTAACAGGTGAATGCAGTCTGTACACGATCCGTGCGAAGCATAACTCTCGTGTAGGCTTACTCAACAAGGATGTCATTTACAA AATCATGCGCGAACGTCCAGCGGTAGTACTCGATATAGCAAATAGCGTCGTAAAGCGCCTTTCGCCCTTGGTGCGGCAATGTGACTTTGCGCTCGATTGGAACTTCATCGAATCCGGTCGTGCGGTTTACCGGCAGGAAGAAACAAGCGACTCCACGTACATCGTCCTAAACGGACGTCTCCGTTCGGTAACGACGCATCCAAACGGGAAGAAAGAAATAGTGGGCGAGTACGGCAAGGGTGATCTGATCGGTATCATCGAAATGATCACGGAAACGCCACGTACGACTACGGTGATGGCTGTGCGTGATTCCGAGCTAGCCAAGTTACCGGAAGGCTTGTTTAACGCGATCAAATTCAAGTATCCGATCGTGGTAACACAGCTCATTAGTCTGCTCAGCCACCGTATATTAGGTTCGATGCGTTCGCGCCCGATTGCCACCAGCTCGTTTACGTCCGTGTCGTTCGATACGAACCAGCAGATTCAGCACCGCTACTCAACGGTGGCGATCGTGGCGGTCAGCGATGATGTGCCACTGTCGCCGTTTACGTACGAGCTGTACCATTCGCTCAGCACGATCGGTTCGACGGTCCGGCTAACGTCGGAGATTGTACGGAAAGCGCTCGGTACATCGATTATGGAACCACCGAACGAGTATCGGCTGACGAGCTGGTTGGGGCAGCAGGAAGACCGGCACAACATCACGCTCTACCAGTGTGACAATTCGTTCGGTCCGTGGACCCAACGGTGCCTGCGGCAGGCGGATGTTATACTGATCGTCGGGTTCGGCGACCGGTCACCGGTGATGGGCAAGTTGGAGAAGGAGATCGACCGGTTGGCGATCCGCACGGCAAAGGAGCTGGTGCTGTTGCACCCGGAGGAAGGTAACAGCTGTCCGTCGAACACGATCAGCTGGTTGAATATGCGGGCGTGGGTATCACGCCATCATCACATCCAGTGCCCGAAGCGTATGTTTACGCGCCGCAGTCAGAACAAAATT GCTGAGCTGTATGAACGGATCATGAAAAACGAACCGTATATCCATTGTGATTTCTCCCGGCTGGCACGCTGGCTGACCGGTAATTCGGTGGGGCTGGtgctcggtggtggtggagctcGTGGCGCTGCCCACGTCGGCATGCTGAAGGCGATCCAGGAAGCTGGAATTCCCATTGATATGGTGGGTGGTGTAAGCATCGGTGCGTTCATGGGTGCGCTCTGGTGTATGGAAAAGAATATAACAACCATGACACAAAAAGCTCGCGAATGGTGCACG AAAATGACGCAATGGAGCCGACAGCTGCGTGACCTTACGTACCCAATAACGTCCATGTTTTCCGGGCGCCATTTTAATCAAACGATCCACAGTACGTTCGGAGATATATGCATCGAGGACCTGTGGATACCATACTTTACCCTTACCACCGACATCTCCGCCAGCTGTGCCCGCGTGCACACACACG GAGATCTGTGGCGTTATGTACGTGCCAGTATGTCTGTAGCCGGTATATTTCCTCCTATCTGTGATACACGAGATGGCCATCTGCTGTTAGATGGTTGCTATACTAATAATGTGCCAG CCGATGTAATGCGTGCGCAAGGTGCAGCACACATCATAGCGATAGATGTCGGATCGCAGGATGATACAGATCTGACAGACTACGGCGATGACCTGTCCGGTTGGTGGTTGCTGTACAAGCGCTGGAATCCGTTCACCTCACCGGTGAAAGTACCGAATCTGCCCGACATACAATCACGCCTTGCATACGTATCGTGCGTGCGTCAGCTGGAG GAGGTTAAAAAGAGCGACTACTGTGAATACATTCGACCACCGATCGACAAGTATAAGACGCTTGCGTTCGGTAGCTTCGACGAGATTAAAAACGTTGGCTACGAGCATGGCAAAGCGTATTTCCAGAGCATGGCGGAAAATGGTCGACTGACGCGCTTCAACCAATGGTCCGTACATCCGATACCGAAGAAGGCCACCCATTCGTTGAACGA GTACTCTTTCGTCGATCTAGCGCAAATCGTTTGCAAGGTACCGGAAACGTATCCGGAGCGAGGGTACTCATCGAGCGAGGACGATTACTACGACGGTTACGCGTCGGAACCGTCGAGCATGCCGCTCAAGAAGGGATACAATATGCCGCTGATGCGTTCGGCTGGCTCGCTGTCCCTGTCCGATAACGATATGGATTCGGACGAGCTGGAAATACCGAGACCTTTCAGACCACTGTCCGCCAATCGAAACGCCGCAGCTGTAGGCGATAGAAAGGATTAG
- the LOC126567253 gene encoding neuropathy target esterase sws isoform X1: MDIVGLVKKSYADYGTMLKDSWYTISTEDLNLSWAIKLLVAIFVIVATSYVCRRKYLRKLEEKMQLQNQYASHMRFRKRDKMMFYGRRMLRKVKSISGQAYGGQGRKRRAVMRFAKRLLLRKDVTPTQLLVIEPPAEYLEVASDGNDRVPPDALYMLQSIRIFGHFEKPVFLKLCKHTEIINLIAGESLIKVGDPDDSVFIVQTGQVNVFLNNPDGSSITLKVVRQGESVTSLLSFIDVLVGNASQYKTVTARAMENSQVIRLPMFAFQQVFGECPDLLVRVIQVIMVRLQRVTITALHNYLGLSTEYIQCSSQRKKIPIAPQTKGSPGHRRVPSDQVHPVPHSLVGDIKPDMLVDLSEGQHNVGRRTSALPIEPIDHAVLKAHAVDGFMQELDLPDTHKATIEESILIKEVSPGTTLVHQGVLDDVMLIFVIAGGLTLTQCPQTGPIAQDANKGVGDKMDNHTVTIYPGDVVGGLAVLTGECSLYTIRAKHNSRVGLLNKDVIYKIMRERPAVVLDIANSVVKRLSPLVRQCDFALDWNFIESGRAVYRQEETSDSTYIVLNGRLRSVTTHPNGKKEIVGEYGKGDLIGIIEMITETPRTTTVMAVRDSELAKLPEGLFNAIKFKYPIVVTQLISLLSHRILGSMRSRPIATSSFTSVSFDTNQQIQHRYSTVAIVAVSDDVPLSPFTYELYHSLSTIGSTVRLTSEIVRKALGTSIMEPPNEYRLTSWLGQQEDRHNITLYQCDNSFGPWTQRCLRQADVILIVGFGDRSPVMGKLEKEIDRLAIRTAKELVLLHPEEGNSCPSNTISWLNMRAWVSRHHHIQCPKRMFTRRSQNKIAELYERIMKNEPYIHCDFSRLARWLTGNSVGLVLGGGGARGAAHVGMLKAIQEAGIPIDMVGGVSIGAFMGALWCMEKNITTMTQKAREWCTKMTQWSRQLRDLTYPITSMFSGRHFNQTIHSTFGDICIEDLWIPYFTLTTDISASCARVHTHGSTWRYVRSSMSLSGYMPPLCDPTDGHLLLDGGYVNNLPADVMRAQGAAHIIAIDVGSQDDTDLTDYGDDLSGWWLLYKRWNPFTSPVKVPNLPDIQSRLAYVSCVRQLEEVKKSDYCEYIRPPIDKYKTLAFGSFDEIKNVGYEHGKAYFQSMAENGRLTRFNQWSVHPIPKKATHSLNEYSFVDLAQIVCKVPETYPERGYSSSEDDYYDGYASEPSSMPLKKGYNMPLMRSAGSLSLSDNDMDSDELEIPRPFRPLSANRNAAAVGDRKD, from the exons ATGGACATTGTTGGGTTAGTGAAGAAGTCTTATGCCGATTACGGCACCATGCTAAAGGATTCTTGGTACACCATCAGCACGGAAGACCTCAAT CTTTCATGGGCAATCAAACTACTCGTAGCTATCTTTGTCATAGTAGCCACCAGCTACGTATGTCgtagaaaatatttaagaa AACTGGAAGAAAAGATGCAGCTCCAGAACCAGTACGCATCGCACATGCGATTCCGCAAGCGTGATAAAATGATGTTTTACGGCCGGCGAATGCTACGGAAGGTAAAATCCATATCAGGCCAAGCGTACGGTGGCCAGGGTCGTAAGCGGCGCGCGGTGATGCGCTTTGCGAAGCGGCTGCTGCTACGCAAAGACGTAACACCGACCCAGCTGCTGGTGATAGAGCCGCCGGCCGAATATCTGGAGGTTGCATCCGATGGGAACGATCGTGTACCGCCGGACGCGCTCTATATGCTACAATCAATCCGCATCTTTGGCCACTTTGAGAAACCCGTCTTTTTGAAGCTGTGCAAGCACACGGAAATCATCAATCTAATAGCGGGCGAAAGCTTGATCAAGGTAGGAGATCCGGATGACAGTGTGTTCATCGTGCAGACGGGACAGGTGAACGTGTTTCTCAAcaatccggacgggagctccATTACGCTGAAGGTGGTACGGCAAGGTGAATCGGTCACATCACTGTTGAGCTTCATCGATGTGCTGGTG GGCAACGCGAGTCAGTACAAAACGGTCACGGCACGTGCAATGGAAAACTCGCAAGTGATCCGACTGCCAATGTTTGCCTTCCAGCAAGTGTTTGGTGAATGTCCCGATTTGCTGGTGCGTGTTATACAGGTAATAATGGTGCGTTTGCAGCGTGTCACTATTACCGCACTGCACAACTATCTTGGGTTGAGTACGGAGTACATACAG TGTTCGTCCCAGCGGAAAAAGATACCAATTGCACCACAAACCAAGGGCAGTCCCGGACATCGCCGTGTGCCTTCCGATCAGGTGCATCCCGTGCCGCATTCGCTCGTGGGCGACATCAAACCGGACATGTTGGTAGATCTTTCCGAAGGGCAGCATAATGTCGGTCGCCGAACGTCTGCACTGCCGATCGAACCGATCGATCATGCGGTACTAAAAGCGCATGCTGTGGATGGATTTATGCAGGAGCTTGATCTTCCCGATACGCACAAGGCCACAATCGAGGAGAGCATACTGATCAAAGAGGTATCGCCTGGCACTACGCTCGTTCATCAGGGTGTGCTGGAT GATGTGAtgcttatttttgttattgccgGTGGGCTCACGCTTACCCAGTGCCCACAGACCGGACCGATTGCACAGGATGCCAATAAGGGGGTGGGAGATAAGATGGACAATCATACCGTCACCATTTACCCAGGCGATGTGGTGGGTGGGTTGGCGGTGCTAACAGGTGAATGCAGTCTGTACACGATCCGTGCGAAGCATAACTCTCGTGTAGGCTTACTCAACAAGGATGTCATTTACAA AATCATGCGCGAACGTCCAGCGGTAGTACTCGATATAGCAAATAGCGTCGTAAAGCGCCTTTCGCCCTTGGTGCGGCAATGTGACTTTGCGCTCGATTGGAACTTCATCGAATCCGGTCGTGCGGTTTACCGGCAGGAAGAAACAAGCGACTCCACGTACATCGTCCTAAACGGACGTCTCCGTTCGGTAACGACGCATCCAAACGGGAAGAAAGAAATAGTGGGCGAGTACGGCAAGGGTGATCTGATCGGTATCATCGAAATGATCACGGAAACGCCACGTACGACTACGGTGATGGCTGTGCGTGATTCCGAGCTAGCCAAGTTACCGGAAGGCTTGTTTAACGCGATCAAATTCAAGTATCCGATCGTGGTAACACAGCTCATTAGTCTGCTCAGCCACCGTATATTAGGTTCGATGCGTTCGCGCCCGATTGCCACCAGCTCGTTTACGTCCGTGTCGTTCGATACGAACCAGCAGATTCAGCACCGCTACTCAACGGTGGCGATCGTGGCGGTCAGCGATGATGTGCCACTGTCGCCGTTTACGTACGAGCTGTACCATTCGCTCAGCACGATCGGTTCGACGGTCCGGCTAACGTCGGAGATTGTACGGAAAGCGCTCGGTACATCGATTATGGAACCACCGAACGAGTATCGGCTGACGAGCTGGTTGGGGCAGCAGGAAGACCGGCACAACATCACGCTCTACCAGTGTGACAATTCGTTCGGTCCGTGGACCCAACGGTGCCTGCGGCAGGCGGATGTTATACTGATCGTCGGGTTCGGCGACCGGTCACCGGTGATGGGCAAGTTGGAGAAGGAGATCGACCGGTTGGCGATCCGCACGGCAAAGGAGCTGGTGCTGTTGCACCCGGAGGAAGGTAACAGCTGTCCGTCGAACACGATCAGCTGGTTGAATATGCGGGCGTGGGTATCACGCCATCATCACATCCAGTGCCCGAAGCGTATGTTTACGCGCCGCAGTCAGAACAAAATT GCTGAGCTGTATGAACGGATCATGAAAAACGAACCGTATATCCATTGTGATTTCTCCCGGCTGGCACGCTGGCTGACCGGTAATTCGGTGGGGCTGGtgctcggtggtggtggagctcGTGGCGCTGCCCACGTCGGCATGCTGAAGGCGATCCAGGAAGCTGGAATTCCCATTGATATGGTGGGTGGTGTAAGCATCGGTGCGTTCATGGGTGCGCTCTGGTGTATGGAAAAGAATATAACAACCATGACACAAAAAGCTCGCGAATGGTGCACG AAAATGACGCAATGGAGCCGACAGCTGCGTGACCTTACGTACCCAATAACGTCCATGTTTTCCGGGCGCCATTTTAATCAAACGATCCACAGTACGTTCGGAGATATATGCATCGAGGACCTGTGGATACCATACTTTACCCTTACCACCGACATCTCCGCCAGCTGTGCCCGCGTGCACACACACG gtTCAACGTGGCGTTATGTGCGTTCCTCGATGTCGCTGAGCGGGTACATGCCACCGTTATGCGATCCAACAGATGGTCACCTACTGCTGGATGGTGGGTACGTCAATAATCTCCCAG CCGATGTAATGCGTGCGCAAGGTGCAGCACACATCATAGCGATAGATGTCGGATCGCAGGATGATACAGATCTGACAGACTACGGCGATGACCTGTCCGGTTGGTGGTTGCTGTACAAGCGCTGGAATCCGTTCACCTCACCGGTGAAAGTACCGAATCTGCCCGACATACAATCACGCCTTGCATACGTATCGTGCGTGCGTCAGCTGGAG GAGGTTAAAAAGAGCGACTACTGTGAATACATTCGACCACCGATCGACAAGTATAAGACGCTTGCGTTCGGTAGCTTCGACGAGATTAAAAACGTTGGCTACGAGCATGGCAAAGCGTATTTCCAGAGCATGGCGGAAAATGGTCGACTGACGCGCTTCAACCAATGGTCCGTACATCCGATACCGAAGAAGGCCACCCATTCGTTGAACGA GTACTCTTTCGTCGATCTAGCGCAAATCGTTTGCAAGGTACCGGAAACGTATCCGGAGCGAGGGTACTCATCGAGCGAGGACGATTACTACGACGGTTACGCGTCGGAACCGTCGAGCATGCCGCTCAAGAAGGGATACAATATGCCGCTGATGCGTTCGGCTGGCTCGCTGTCCCTGTCCGATAACGATATGGATTCGGACGAGCTGGAAATACCGAGACCTTTCAGACCACTGTCCGCCAATCGAAACGCCGCAGCTGTAGGCGATAGAAAGGATTAG